From Bacillus marinisedimentorum:
AGCCCGATTCCATACGCTGTCCGCCCGGACGGGTGAGGGGATGGATGAGTGGATCGGCTGGATTCGGGAAGCGCACCGCCAATGCGTAAAGCCCTGAGCATTGTTGTAAAAGGGAAGGTGCAGGGGGTCGGGTTCCGCCCGTTCATTTATTCGCTATCAAAAAAGTATGGGCTGGACGGCACGGTCCAGAATAACCTGGGCTGTGTCACGATTACGGTTGAAGGGGATGAGGATCGGCTTGATTCGATGGTAAAAGAGCTTGAGGCATCGCCGCCTGTACTGGCTAAAATTGATGAGGTGAAGATCACACACATCCCACCGTCCGGCAGTAGGGGATTTGCGATTATTCCAAGCCTGCATGAAGGCGATGCTGTACCTATGGTCCCGGCTGATGCGGCCGTTTGCCGTGATTGTTTGCGGGAAATGAATGATCCGGCTGACCGGCGGTTCGGCTATCCATTCATTAACTGTACCCAATGCGGTCCCCGCTACACGATAATTGAAAAACTTCCTTATGACCGCTCATACACAACGATGCGGGAGTTTACGATGTGTCCCGAATGCCGGGAGGAGTACGAAGACCCGGCCGACAGGCGCCATCATGCACAGCCAACCTGCTGCCCGAAGTGCGGGCCGACAGTCAAGCTTCTGGATCGGAACGGGGAAAACCTGGCGGAAAACAGTACGGCACTTGCACAAACAGGTGATTTCCTGAAACAGGGGTTCATCATCGCCATCAAGGGAGTCGGGGGCTATCATTTGGCCTGTGATGCCCGTCAAAAGCAGGCTGTCGAGCAACTTCGGCTGCTCAAAAAACGGCCGCAGCGGCCGCTTGCTGTCATGGTGAAATCACTGGATGCGGCCGCTGCGTTTTGCCAGTTTTCAGAAGAAGAAAAAAGGTTTCTGACCGGGCCGGAAATGCCGATAGCAGTGTTACGGAAAAAGAGAGAATGCCCATTGCCGGACGCAATTTCACCGGGATTATCAACGATTGGTGTCATGCTGCCATATACACCGCTGCACCATCTCCTGTTCGAAAAGAGCGGCCTTGACTGCCTGGTTATGACGAGCGCCAATCTCTCCGGCATGCCGATCCATTACAGGGACGGCATTTCGGATGTGCTGGGGGGCCTGTGCAACTATGTGCTGACGCATGACCGCGAGATCCATCTGCCCATCGATGATTCGGTTGTCCAAAGTGACAGGAAAGATCTCATGATGTTGCGGCGGGCCAGAGGATTCACCCCTGAACCGCTCAAAACGAAAGCTGATGTTGACAACATGATCGCTCTCGGGGGAAATCAAAAAAACACATTTTCAATCGGCAGGGAGCATCACATATTCATGAGCCCGCATATCGGCGATCTCGAGAACGAAGAAATGATCCGCTCGTTTGAGGAGCAGCTTGCTCATTATAAAAAGTGGCTGGATGTCCGGGAGGTTCATGTCGCAATTGATAAGCACCCGCTTTATGCGACAACTGCAATTGCTGAAAGGATGGGCGCCAACATAATTCCTGTACAGCATCATCATGCCCATCATGTGTCATGCATGGCAGATAACGGACTTGAAGAGCCCTGCCTGGGAATCATTTTGGATGGAACGGGATATGGAGAAGACGGCACGATTTGGGGGTTTGAGTTCCTGTATGGTGATGCGGGTGGATTCGAGCGGCTGGCCTGTTTGCGCCCTGCACCTCTGCCGGGAGGGGAAACAGCGGTGAAGGAACCGTGGCGGGCGGCGGTCGGGATGCTGCTTCATTTTTGGCCAGAGGAGGGGGAGGAGTGGGCAAATGCGCTTTTCCCTGAAAAGAAGGCACAAATCCGTACTCTGCAGCAGATGATCAAAACAGGACTGAACTCGCCGATGGCAGGAACAGCCGGCCGCCTGTTTGATGCTGTAAGCGCCCTGCTTGGTGTTTGCAAGGTGTCAACATACGAAGGGGAAGCTGCGGTAAAATTGTCGGATTTCATGAATGGGGCTGAACCAGAAAGGCAAGAAGCGGCGGTGTATCCATTCCGCCTGGGAACGGAAAGGGGAAGTCCTGTCCAGCTCGATCTCTCACCGATGATCCGCCAAATTATCGCCGATCACCTGGGCGGAGTGCCGTCCTCAACAATCATCCGTAAGTTCCACGAGACGATTGTTGCAAGCTGTATCGATGTTGTACGGGCACTGATGAATCAGCGCCCCGGTCTGAATCGGACCATCGTCCTGTCAGGCGGATCTTTTCAAAACGCCTATCTTGCCAGGGAGGTACACAGGCGCCTCGGACAGGAAGGCTTTGGCGCCTTTACCCATCAAAACGTGCCTTGCCATGATGGGGGTTTATCTCTTGGCCAGCTTATTATTGCCAGTGTGAAGAAAGGTGGTGCCTGACCTCCGGCGCGTTAAAGCGCCGGGGGTCAGGCACCGATAATGGAAGGATGTGACCGTTATGTGCCTCGGTGTGCCCGCGAAAGTTATGGAAGTGGAGAAAGGGCAGGCGCTTGTCGATGTGATGGGCTCCAGGATGATGGCAGGGATCGTGTTTGTCCCGGATGTTCGGGTCGGTGATTATGTTCTGCTTCATGCCGGACAGGCAATGACCATTGTCGATGAGCGCTTTGCGAATGAAAGTATCAAGGAGTGGAGGGAAGTGCTTGATGGCAAGTAAGGACTCGTTATCTGACCCTGTCTTGATGAGAAGATCGGCTGAAGCCGTTATCGAACTGGCCGGGAAGGTGAAAGCCGAACTCGGCAGAATTCCGGTTTTTATGGAAGTGTGCGGTTCCCATACGATGGCGTTCGCCAAATCGGGCATCAAAGCAAGGCTGCATGAGGATGTCCGCTTGATTGCCGGGCCGGGGTGCCCGGTCTGTGTAACGGACCAGAAATCAATTGATGGCATGATCCAGCTGGCCGAAGGCCCTGACAGAATTCTTTGCACGTTCGGCGATATGATGCGGGTGCCCGGTTCGAAATCAACGCTGATGAAGGCGAAAACGAATGGCGGGGATATCCGGGTCGTTTACTCGCCGCTTGAAAGTGTGAAGCTCGCCGAAGACAATCCCGGCAAGGAAGTCATCTTTCTCGGTATCGGCTTTGAAACGACAATCCCGATTCTTGCACTCGCTGTTGATGCCGCGAACACCAAACTGCTGAATAATTTTTCGGTCTGGATGGCGACGAAGCGGGTGGAGCCTGTGATGCGGGCCCTTCTCGATTCAGGTGAAATGAAGCTCGATGGGTTCTTGCTGCCGGGGCATGTTTCTGTTGTATCTGGAGAAAGGAGCTACCGGTTTTTAGCGGACGAGTACAGGATGCCGGGCGTCATTTCCGGATTTGAGCCAGTCCAGCTTCTAAGCGGCATATATAAGCTGCTGGAGCAAGTCCTGGAAAAAAAGGCTGGCATCCTGAATGATTATCCTGCCGTCGTGACGGAAGGCGGGAACATTATTGCCCGCAAATATATGGATAAATACTTTGAACCGCACGCCGAGGCCTGGCGGGGAATGGGGGAAATCCCGGACAGCGGTTATGTGCTGAAAGACCGGTATGCCCGGTTTGATGCGAGAAAAAAGTTTGCGGTATCGGTGAAGAAACCGGGGAAGTCGCCATGCCGGTGCGGTGAAATCATCCGCGGTTTGATCACTCCTGAAGAATGTGCGCTGTTCAATAAAGGGTGCACACCGGCAAATCCGGCCGGTCCGTGCATGGTATCGACGGAAGGGACATGTGCTGCCCACTATCAATATATGAGGGAGGAATAACAGTGGCCGAGCGGATCAGTCTTGCACACGGCGAAGGCGGGGAGCTTACACACCGGCTGATTGAGGATGTGTTCGCCCCGGCATTCGGGCACGGCGGACAAACGCGATTTGATGCCGCCAGCCTGCACGGGGATTTGGGGCGGGTTGCTGTCACAACGGACAGTTATGTCATCAGGCCGCTGTTTTTTCCGGGGGGGAGCATCGGCAAACTGGCGGTTACAGGCACTGTGAACGACCTTGCTGTCTCAGGTGCCGTGCCGAAGTTCCTGACGGCAGGTTTCATCATTGAAGAAGGATTCCCTCTCGCAGATTTGAAAAGAATTACTGCTGATATGGCAGAAGAAGCGCAAGCAGCAGGTGTATCCATCATCGCCGGTGATACAAAGGTCGTGGAAAAAGGCGGTGCTGACGGGTTGTTCATCAACACGTCCGGAATTGGCTGCTTTCCTCAACAGCGGCGAATCCATCCGGATGCAATCAAGGAAGGCGATGTGGTCATTGCAAGCGGGACCATCGGAGATCACGGTATTGCCATTCTCGGAGCACGACAGGAGCTTGGGCTGATGATGGCAGTGGAAAGTGATTGTGCTTCCTTGAACCATCTCATTCAGGAACTGATGAAGGAAACGGACGGCATCCGGCTGATGCGCGATCCAACGCGGGGCGGGCTGGCGACAGCGCTAACCGAGTTGTGCGAAGACTTCAGGATGACCGTTGAGCTTGATGAGTCAACCGTGCCGATCCGGAACGATGTCCGGGGAGCATGCGACCTTCTTGGGTTCGATCCCCTGTACCTCGCAAACGAAGGGAAGGTCGTACTTATCGCAGATGAAAAAGATTGCGATCGTATACTGGAGAAAATCCGGCAACATGAAAGGGGGAAGAACGCTTGCATGATCGGCCGCGTCACATCAAGCGGGGATCCAAACACCGGTAAATTGCTGCTGAAAACACCAATCGGCACGACCCGGCGCCTCCAGCGCCTGGCCGGCATGCTTCTGCCGCGGATTTGCTGAATGGCCGGGCGGCTGTCCCGTTCCGGTGATGCAGTCAGGTGTCTCTGTATGCTTTTCGAATGGTTCTCCCGGCCTTTGCATAAGATGAAATGATACTTACATCACGAGGAGGACCCCATGCGAAATGTACAGTTGCTCAGATTGCAGCTGAATCATCTTGTCAGCCAGGCCCGCCATGATATTTATACACTTTCATCCGTTAGTGATGAAGCAACGAAGCGGCAGCTTCTGCAGCGGCTGTGGGATGCGCTGTCCACCATTCACTTTTTGAGCGAGCTGCTCGCCGACAAAGCGCAGACGGCACCGCTCCCACAGCAGCAAGCTCCTCAGCCGCAGCCAATCCAGCCGGCGGCAGATTCACCACAAATCCCGCCAATTACGCCGCTCCCCGGTCAATCCCCGCCCCAGCAGCCGCAGCGAACATTCTCCGCTGCCGAATTGGCGACGTTTGACGGCAAAAACGGCCGGCCTGCTTATGTCGCCGTTAATGGAACGGTTTATGATGTGACGAACAACAGGGCATGGGCGGCTGCGACCCACTTTGCCCTGACAGCAGGTAAAGATTACACGAAAGAATTCGCTTCGTGCCATGCTGGGCAACAATCAATTTTGGCGACATTGCCAATTGTGGGGAGGCTGGTGTGATGGAAAAGAAGGTGCTGCCGCCTGAGCCGCTGACGAACGAAGCGATCGCTGAACGGCTGAAAAATACGGCGGTAAATCGGCTTGATGATGGGCTCATCAAGAAACAGAATCTCGTTTATTTGGAACTGAATGGCTGCTCCGGCAACATCATTTCCCTGTTGAATGGAAGAAATCCCGATTTTGCTTATACGCTGAATTTGATGGTCAACCTCCGTTACAGTAACAGTCTGATGGCGGCTGAAGGAGAACAGGCTATTAAACAACTGCTTGAATCACTCGATGAAGATTTTATACTGGCCGTCGAAGGGGCGGTTGCCTTGAAAAACAACGGCCTGTATAACGTAATCGGCAGCCTTGACGGCAAGCCTTTTACCGGGCTTCAGGCCGCGAGAATGTTCGGGGAAAAAGCAAAACACATACTTGCCGTCGGCGCCTGCGCCACACATGGAGGCGTTTCAGCGGCAAAACCGAATCCGTCCGAGTCGGTCGGACTTCAGCAAGTCCTGCCTGATAAGCCGATGATCAAACTGCCCGGCTGCCCGGTGCACCCGGATTGGTTTCTTGGCACACTCGCCCACTTGCTGCTGTACGGAGAGCCGGAGACCGACAATCTCGGACGCCCTCTCATGTTTTACAGTACACTCATCCACGACCGCTGTCCGAGACGGCCGTTTTTCGACCGTGGCATTTTTGCGGAAAAGCTGGGTGATAAAACGTGCCTGTTTAAGCTGGGATGCCGCGGGCCGGTCACACGGATCGATTGTCCGACTCGGCAGTGGAACGGCCACGTTAACTGGCCGATCGGTGACGATACGCCTTGTATCGGCTGTGCCCAGTTCGGGTTCCCGGATGCGATGGCGCCGTTCATCAGTTATGACACGACAAGGGTGGTGGAGGATGAGTAAACGCATTGTCATCAATCCGCTGACACGCATCAGCGGATTCATGGAAATCGATGTCACTGTCGAGCAAAACCGCGTTGTTGAAGCAAAAACGAAAGGTAACCTGTTCCGCGGCTTTGAACAGATGCTCGTCGGCAGAAGCCCATTCGATGCCGTCTATTTTACCCAGCGAATTTGCGGCATCTGTTCGTCCGCCCACTCTATGGCGTCCTCATTGGCGCTTGAAGATGCGCTCGGCATCACACCGCCTGAACAGGGCAGATACTTGCGCGACATTATCCATTGCTGTGAGTTTTTACAAAATCACATCCGCCATTTTTATCAATACACTGTCCCGGATTTTGTGAAAATCGAAGGGAATGTTCTTTTGCAATCCGACCATGACGACTTCAGGCTTCCGAAAGCGGTCAATGCCCGCATCGCAAAACATTATTTCGAGTCGCTTGCGGTCAGCCGATCGGCGCACGAGATGCTGGCAGTGCTTGGCGGAAAGGCACCTCACAATCACGGTGTTTTCATTGGAGGCATCACCACTCAGGCGACTGCAGAAAAAGTCGTCCACATTGATTCCCTTTTACAAAAAATCACTGTTTTCATTAATGAAAAAATGATTCCCGACGCCTACGAAATCGGCCGGTACTATCCTGAGTACTACCGGTTCGGAGGCGGGTATGGCAACTTGCTGACATACGGGGCGTTCAACCATTACGATGACCTGCCGACGCTTTATGTCGACCCGCTTGTCTCGACAATGAAAACAATCGAACCATTCGATGAACAA
This genomic window contains:
- the hypF gene encoding carbamoyltransferase HypF, encoding MDRLDSGSAPPMRKALSIVVKGKVQGVGFRPFIYSLSKKYGLDGTVQNNLGCVTITVEGDEDRLDSMVKELEASPPVLAKIDEVKITHIPPSGSRGFAIIPSLHEGDAVPMVPADAAVCRDCLREMNDPADRRFGYPFINCTQCGPRYTIIEKLPYDRSYTTMREFTMCPECREEYEDPADRRHHAQPTCCPKCGPTVKLLDRNGENLAENSTALAQTGDFLKQGFIIAIKGVGGYHLACDARQKQAVEQLRLLKKRPQRPLAVMVKSLDAAAAFCQFSEEEKRFLTGPEMPIAVLRKKRECPLPDAISPGLSTIGVMLPYTPLHHLLFEKSGLDCLVMTSANLSGMPIHYRDGISDVLGGLCNYVLTHDREIHLPIDDSVVQSDRKDLMMLRRARGFTPEPLKTKADVDNMIALGGNQKNTFSIGREHHIFMSPHIGDLENEEMIRSFEEQLAHYKKWLDVREVHVAIDKHPLYATTAIAERMGANIIPVQHHHAHHVSCMADNGLEEPCLGIILDGTGYGEDGTIWGFEFLYGDAGGFERLACLRPAPLPGGETAVKEPWRAAVGMLLHFWPEEGEEWANALFPEKKAQIRTLQQMIKTGLNSPMAGTAGRLFDAVSALLGVCKVSTYEGEAAVKLSDFMNGAEPERQEAAVYPFRLGTERGSPVQLDLSPMIRQIIADHLGGVPSSTIIRKFHETIVASCIDVVRALMNQRPGLNRTIVLSGGSFQNAYLAREVHRRLGQEGFGAFTHQNVPCHDGGLSLGQLIIASVKKGGA
- a CDS encoding HypC/HybG/HupF family hydrogenase formation chaperone, giving the protein MCLGVPAKVMEVEKGQALVDVMGSRMMAGIVFVPDVRVGDYVLLHAGQAMTIVDERFANESIKEWREVLDGK
- the hypD gene encoding hydrogenase formation protein HypD encodes the protein MASKDSLSDPVLMRRSAEAVIELAGKVKAELGRIPVFMEVCGSHTMAFAKSGIKARLHEDVRLIAGPGCPVCVTDQKSIDGMIQLAEGPDRILCTFGDMMRVPGSKSTLMKAKTNGGDIRVVYSPLESVKLAEDNPGKEVIFLGIGFETTIPILALAVDAANTKLLNNFSVWMATKRVEPVMRALLDSGEMKLDGFLLPGHVSVVSGERSYRFLADEYRMPGVISGFEPVQLLSGIYKLLEQVLEKKAGILNDYPAVVTEGGNIIARKYMDKYFEPHAEAWRGMGEIPDSGYVLKDRYARFDARKKFAVSVKKPGKSPCRCGEIIRGLITPEECALFNKGCTPANPAGPCMVSTEGTCAAHYQYMREE
- the hypE gene encoding hydrogenase expression/formation protein HypE, producing MAERISLAHGEGGELTHRLIEDVFAPAFGHGGQTRFDAASLHGDLGRVAVTTDSYVIRPLFFPGGSIGKLAVTGTVNDLAVSGAVPKFLTAGFIIEEGFPLADLKRITADMAEEAQAAGVSIIAGDTKVVEKGGADGLFINTSGIGCFPQQRRIHPDAIKEGDVVIASGTIGDHGIAILGARQELGLMMAVESDCASLNHLIQELMKETDGIRLMRDPTRGGLATALTELCEDFRMTVELDESTVPIRNDVRGACDLLGFDPLYLANEGKVVLIADEKDCDRILEKIRQHERGKNACMIGRVTSSGDPNTGKLLLKTPIGTTRRLQRLAGMLLPRIC
- a CDS encoding cytochrome b5 domain-containing protein, which produces MRNVQLLRLQLNHLVSQARHDIYTLSSVSDEATKRQLLQRLWDALSTIHFLSELLADKAQTAPLPQQQAPQPQPIQPAADSPQIPPITPLPGQSPPQQPQRTFSAAELATFDGKNGRPAYVAVNGTVYDVTNNRAWAAATHFALTAGKDYTKEFASCHAGQQSILATLPIVGRLV
- a CDS encoding hydrogenase small subunit; translation: MEKKVLPPEPLTNEAIAERLKNTAVNRLDDGLIKKQNLVYLELNGCSGNIISLLNGRNPDFAYTLNLMVNLRYSNSLMAAEGEQAIKQLLESLDEDFILAVEGAVALKNNGLYNVIGSLDGKPFTGLQAARMFGEKAKHILAVGACATHGGVSAAKPNPSESVGLQQVLPDKPMIKLPGCPVHPDWFLGTLAHLLLYGEPETDNLGRPLMFYSTLIHDRCPRRPFFDRGIFAEKLGDKTCLFKLGCRGPVTRIDCPTRQWNGHVNWPIGDDTPCIGCAQFGFPDAMAPFISYDTTRVVEDE
- a CDS encoding nickel-dependent hydrogenase large subunit; the encoded protein is MSKRIVINPLTRISGFMEIDVTVEQNRVVEAKTKGNLFRGFEQMLVGRSPFDAVYFTQRICGICSSAHSMASSLALEDALGITPPEQGRYLRDIIHCCEFLQNHIRHFYQYTVPDFVKIEGNVLLQSDHDDFRLPKAVNARIAKHYFESLAVSRSAHEMLAVLGGKAPHNHGVFIGGITTQATAEKVVHIDSLLQKITVFINEKMIPDAYEIGRYYPEYYRFGGGYGNLLTYGAFNHYDDLPTLYVDPLVSTMKTIEPFDEQNIEEKIDYSWYTSTNSTYKPDKETAKPDQDKPKAYSWVKAPRYRGLPFEVGPLARLILSDAYDGGISAMDRTIARALEAKKIAEIMRTLLEQVIPGVDVQKKYSLPQSAAGRGLVDTTRGALGHWLKIEDKKLSFYQIITPSTWDFSPRDDKGFRGVAEQALMGTPIENPDKPAEIGRILRSFDPCMSCATHIYSPGKQVKTIKVL